From Phosphitispora fastidiosa, one genomic window encodes:
- a CDS encoding CPBP family intramembrane glutamic endopeptidase: MESKNVVLPPPYPKWSWWDLVLVLVMLLALIPAAGFLKHYIMKAIAALKATGNSPQTLALFMGAFIQAAVMIVAVSLLTWRRGGSGKDLGLVSNDLMYNLFMGVAGGAVLAVVIWIMGLIVLWIFGPPPPQDIEKLLTGVKSGGDFLLPFISVAVLAPLSEEIYFRGMVFPVVRARFGPAVGMLLSGLFFGALHMDIYRVLPISAMGFVLAYFYERTGSLVAPIIAHSVWNSIMLLILYISGR; this comes from the coding sequence ATGGAATCAAAAAATGTTGTTTTACCCCCGCCGTACCCCAAGTGGTCATGGTGGGATCTGGTTCTGGTCCTGGTTATGCTGCTGGCTTTGATACCTGCGGCCGGCTTCCTGAAACACTATATAATGAAGGCCATTGCAGCACTGAAAGCAACCGGAAACAGTCCCCAGACCCTGGCCCTTTTTATGGGCGCTTTTATCCAGGCAGCAGTTATGATTGTGGCCGTAAGTTTGCTCACATGGCGCAGGGGCGGTTCCGGAAAGGATCTTGGTCTGGTCAGTAATGACTTGATGTATAACTTATTTATGGGAGTTGCCGGGGGCGCTGTCCTGGCAGTAGTAATCTGGATTATGGGACTAATAGTATTGTGGATTTTTGGACCTCCGCCTCCCCAGGATATAGAAAAACTGCTGACAGGTGTGAAGTCAGGCGGGGATTTTCTGCTTCCTTTTATTTCAGTTGCAGTGTTGGCGCCCCTGAGTGAAGAAATATATTTCCGCGGTATGGTATTTCCTGTGGTTAGAGCCAGATTCGGTCCGGCGGTCGGAATGCTTCTGTCAGGTTTGTTCTTTGGAGCCCTGCATATGGATATTTACCGGGTGCTCCCCATATCGGCGATGGGCTTTGTATTAGCTTATTTTTATGAAAGAACAGGTTCCCTGGTGGCGCCTATTATAGCCCACAGTGTATGGAATTCAATCATGCTGCTTATTCTGTATATTAGCGGCAGATAG
- a CDS encoding glycoside hydrolase family 15 protein: MPRDIAIGNGSMLINFDRGLNMRDLYYPVVGLENHILGHRNRLGIWVDGIFSWVDDDMWSRKAGYRKNSLVTNAEAVNNNLGISLEITDAVHYRKDLYIKKVRITDTTGEKREIRLFFTHDLSINETDVGDTAIYDPSRDCICHYKRNRYFLINGRTGGQGIYQYAMGIKRFKGAEGTWKDAEDGLLEQSPVAHGSVDSVISFRCNPKEGGTVSLDYWIAAGANIKEVRRGNKYILENGAEKIFDDIEAYWSAWVYKKGRGFADLTDEVKDMYHRSLLLIRTQTDNGGAILAANDSDVLMYHRDHYSYMWTRDGALVAYAMDKAGYPEITEKFYQLCADIITEGGYFLHKYNADGTLGSSWHPWFRDGEVQIPLQEDETALVLFALGHYYSVYRNLEFIESLYPRLITRAADFLVSYRDPVTKLPLPSFDLWEERRGIFTFTSAAVYGGLKAAAFFAETLNDRAAAVKYGQAASEVKSAMEKYLFCPQLGRFLRAVYPCKDGTLEKDTTLDSSLYGIFEFGAFAPEDSRVVNTMNAVMEQLWVKTEVGGIARYVNDYYFKKSEDIENVPGNPWVICTLWMAEWFADTAKASEGLAKCRDLINWAVRYALDSGVFAEQVHPYTGEDLSVSPLTWSHATFVLAVEKYLDKCRQLQEPLN, translated from the coding sequence AGCTGGTTATCGGAAAAATAGCTTGGTAACCAATGCAGAGGCTGTTAATAATAATCTCGGAATTTCTCTGGAAATTACTGATGCTGTTCACTATAGGAAGGATTTGTATATAAAGAAGGTTCGCATTACTGATACCACCGGCGAAAAACGTGAGATTCGCCTGTTCTTTACCCATGACCTTTCTATAAACGAGACCGATGTCGGTGATACGGCGATATATGACCCAAGCCGTGATTGTATATGTCACTACAAGCGGAACCGATATTTCCTCATTAATGGAAGAACCGGTGGGCAGGGAATTTACCAGTACGCAATGGGGATTAAGAGGTTTAAGGGCGCCGAAGGAACATGGAAAGATGCCGAGGACGGACTCCTGGAACAGAGTCCGGTGGCTCACGGGTCTGTGGACAGTGTGATTAGTTTCAGGTGCAATCCTAAAGAGGGGGGCACAGTTTCATTAGATTATTGGATTGCTGCCGGAGCAAATATAAAAGAAGTCAGACGGGGTAACAAGTACATTCTGGAAAATGGAGCAGAAAAAATATTTGATGATATTGAAGCATATTGGTCAGCCTGGGTATATAAGAAAGGAAGGGGGTTTGCCGACCTTACCGATGAAGTCAAAGATATGTACCATCGCAGCCTGCTGCTTATAAGAACCCAGACCGATAATGGCGGTGCCATTTTGGCGGCTAACGATTCTGATGTATTGATGTATCATCGGGATCATTACAGTTATATGTGGACCCGTGATGGCGCCCTGGTAGCTTATGCCATGGACAAGGCAGGTTATCCGGAGATTACGGAAAAATTTTATCAGTTATGTGCTGATATCATTACTGAAGGCGGCTACTTCCTCCATAAATACAATGCTGACGGGACCCTCGGCTCCAGCTGGCATCCCTGGTTCCGGGACGGTGAGGTTCAGATTCCGTTGCAGGAGGATGAAACTGCTTTGGTTCTATTTGCATTAGGCCATTATTACAGTGTATATCGCAACCTTGAATTCATCGAGTCCCTGTATCCCCGGCTGATAACCAGGGCAGCCGATTTTCTGGTCTCGTACCGTGACCCGGTGACAAAACTGCCTTTGCCCAGTTTTGATCTTTGGGAGGAACGCAGGGGAATATTCACTTTTACCTCTGCCGCTGTTTACGGAGGGTTAAAGGCTGCTGCTTTTTTTGCGGAAACCCTTAATGACCGGGCGGCTGCAGTGAAGTATGGGCAGGCGGCCTCTGAGGTCAAAAGCGCAATGGAAAAGTACCTTTTCTGTCCTCAGCTCGGACGCTTTCTGAGGGCAGTATATCCCTGCAAAGACGGGACCTTGGAAAAGGATACTACTCTTGACAGCAGTTTATATGGAATATTCGAGTTCGGGGCATTTGCTCCAGAGGATAGCCGGGTTGTGAATACCATGAATGCGGTAATGGAACAGTTGTGGGTAAAAACTGAGGTGGGAGGGATTGCCAGGTACGTTAATGATTACTACTTCAAGAAAAGTGAGGATATTGAAAATGTTCCCGGAAACCCATGGGTGATATGCACTCTCTGGATGGCCGAATGGTTTGCCGATACCGCCAAAGCTTCAGAAGGACTGGCAAAGTGTCGGGATCTTATAAACTGGGCTGTCAGGTATGCTCTGGACAGCGGAGTTTTTGCAGAACAGGTTCATCCGTATACAGGTGAAGACCTGTCAGTGTCACCTCTGACCTGGTCCCACGCCACATTTGTCCTGGCCGTAGAAAAATACCTTGATAAGTGCAGGCAGTTACAAGAACCCCTGAATTAG